Proteins encoded together in one Streptomyces sp. B1I3 window:
- a CDS encoding SpoIIE family protein phosphatase encodes MITARAAATFDPVGRSVATARAFVRDTLQGWGYTDVVDDAVVLTSELVTNAVVHAGTAADVLCLRTEDGVRVEVSDHYPEREIPLQSSGLDFGSPDREGGRGLLLCAALASRWGVEYSPTHKHVWFQLDLPDRPVGIRSAGPVLPTALLPVTDERVRVAVVQIDRSGSIAAWNDDAAFLFGHTADQVTGKQLTDFVAWPHTPGTNTGIADALQLSRWEGSYGVRGADGRVIPVYSSHLRVRDTQGEPSTVCLLVRDYERAVIQTPARTPVSDGTAENRSTDPFEVFIGSPAPDDLDGLLQRTVERARDMLDADSAFLLLATDDETELEVRATTGLPSARQRFARVPVEAGTGRYGSARMPAVHEDLMAVPGAVPLLTDTGMRSVVTVPLKVEGRLTGSLGVAAEAAGRYSNEEALRLQFAADRIALAVESARLGELERLRRGSLSFLVEASDLLAGTLDRDQTLALMAQMTVPTLATWCAVYTIADQSSEPFLSYVLHEDEERIDGLKALLSSIDPPEPVPTPGARIWPAPAAAGHKAALHMSTRSLGRDAPLSMGAAARNTLATAAAVGGETVVLPLVARNRVIGMLTLGKPSDDHFRQEILELAEDLSRRAALALDNARLYSERMAISQSLQRSLLPPGLPDVPNVEIEVIYRAAGEGNEVGGDFYDVFPIRDGAYGFAIGDVCGTGPEAAAVTGLARHALRLLAREGFNGPAVLERLNAAILDEGARSRFLTLLYGELWPQEDGSALLKVVCAGHPLPLRLRQDGSVEAAAEPQPLLGVIEDLELYEEEVVLEPGDVLLCVTDGVTERREGARMLGDDGLADVLTMCTGLTAGAVAGRILRAVERFAAEPASDDMAILAMRVPEPQTF; translated from the coding sequence GTGATCACCGCGCGCGCGGCTGCCACCTTCGATCCGGTCGGACGCTCGGTCGCGACGGCCCGCGCTTTCGTCCGCGACACCCTCCAGGGGTGGGGCTACACCGACGTGGTCGACGACGCCGTCGTCCTGACCAGCGAACTCGTCACGAATGCGGTCGTCCACGCGGGCACGGCCGCCGATGTTCTGTGCCTGCGCACCGAGGACGGCGTACGCGTCGAGGTGTCCGACCACTATCCGGAACGGGAGATCCCGCTCCAGAGCTCCGGCCTGGACTTCGGAAGCCCCGACCGGGAGGGCGGCCGGGGCCTGCTGCTGTGCGCGGCCCTCGCCTCCCGCTGGGGCGTCGAGTACTCCCCGACCCACAAGCACGTCTGGTTCCAGCTCGATCTGCCCGACCGCCCCGTGGGCATCCGCTCGGCGGGACCTGTCCTGCCGACGGCCCTGCTCCCGGTCACGGACGAGCGTGTGCGGGTGGCCGTCGTCCAGATCGACCGTTCCGGTTCCATCGCCGCGTGGAACGACGACGCCGCCTTCCTCTTCGGTCATACCGCGGACCAGGTCACGGGCAAGCAGCTCACCGACTTCGTGGCCTGGCCGCACACCCCGGGCACCAACACCGGGATCGCCGACGCCCTGCAGCTCTCCCGCTGGGAGGGCAGCTACGGCGTCCGCGGCGCCGACGGCCGGGTCATCCCGGTGTACTCCTCGCACCTCAGGGTCCGCGACACCCAGGGGGAGCCGTCCACGGTCTGCCTCCTGGTGCGTGACTACGAGCGTGCGGTGATCCAGACCCCGGCCCGCACCCCTGTCTCCGACGGCACGGCCGAGAACCGCTCCACGGACCCGTTCGAGGTCTTCATCGGTTCACCGGCCCCCGACGACCTCGACGGGCTGCTGCAGCGCACCGTCGAGCGGGCGCGGGACATGCTCGACGCCGACTCCGCCTTCCTGCTGCTCGCCACCGACGACGAGACGGAGCTGGAGGTGCGGGCGACGACCGGCCTCCCCTCGGCCCGTCAGCGCTTCGCACGGGTCCCTGTGGAGGCCGGGACGGGCCGCTACGGCTCCGCCCGCATGCCGGCGGTCCACGAGGACCTCATGGCCGTTCCGGGCGCCGTACCGCTGCTCACCGACACCGGCATGCGCTCCGTGGTCACGGTGCCTCTGAAGGTCGAGGGCCGGCTCACGGGTTCCCTGGGTGTCGCGGCCGAGGCGGCCGGGCGGTACTCCAACGAGGAGGCGCTGCGCCTGCAGTTCGCCGCGGACCGCATCGCGCTGGCCGTCGAGTCGGCGCGGCTCGGCGAGCTGGAGCGTCTGCGCCGCGGCTCGTTGTCCTTCCTCGTCGAGGCGTCCGACCTGCTCGCCGGCACGCTGGACAGGGACCAGACCCTGGCGCTGATGGCCCAGATGACGGTCCCCACCCTGGCGACCTGGTGTGCCGTCTACACCATCGCCGACCAGTCCTCGGAGCCGTTCCTCTCCTACGTCCTGCACGAGGACGAGGAGCGGATCGACGGGCTGAAGGCTCTGCTGTCCTCGATCGATCCGCCGGAGCCCGTGCCGACGCCGGGCGCCCGCATCTGGCCCGCTCCGGCGGCCGCCGGGCACAAGGCGGCCCTGCACATGTCCACGCGCAGCCTCGGCCGGGACGCGCCCCTGAGCATGGGCGCCGCGGCCCGGAACACGCTGGCCACCGCGGCTGCCGTGGGCGGTGAGACCGTGGTCCTGCCGCTCGTGGCGAGGAACCGTGTGATCGGCATGCTGACGCTCGGGAAGCCGTCTGACGACCACTTCCGCCAGGAGATCCTGGAACTGGCCGAGGACCTGTCCCGGCGGGCTGCTCTCGCCCTCGACAACGCCCGTCTGTACTCCGAGCGCATGGCGATCAGCCAGTCCCTCCAGCGCAGTCTTCTGCCGCCCGGCCTGCCCGACGTGCCCAATGTCGAGATCGAGGTCATCTACCGCGCGGCGGGCGAGGGCAACGAGGTCGGCGGCGACTTCTACGACGTGTTCCCGATCCGCGACGGAGCGTACGGCTTCGCCATCGGCGACGTCTGCGGTACGGGGCCGGAGGCGGCGGCCGTCACGGGTCTGGCCCGGCACGCCCTGCGTCTGCTGGCGCGGGAGGGCTTCAACGGCCCGGCGGTGCTGGAGCGGCTCAACGCCGCGATCCTGGACGAAGGGGCCCGCAGCCGCTTCCTCACCCTGCTGTACGGCGAACTGTGGCCCCAGGAGGACGGCAGCGCCCTCCTGAAGGTGGTCTGCGCCGGCCATCCCCTGCCGTTGCGCCTGCGCCAGGACGGGTCCGTCGAGGCGGCGGCCGAGCCGCAGCCGCTGCTGGGCGTGATCGAGGACCTCGAACTGTACGAGGAGGAGGTCGTCCTCGAGCCCGGGGACGTGCTCCTCTGTGTGACCGACGGGGTCACCGAGCGGCGTGAGGGGGCCCGGATGCTCGGCGACGACGGCCTGGCCGACGTCCTCACGATGTGCACCGGGCTGACGGCCGGCGCGGTGGCCGGAAGGATCCTGCGGGCGGTCGAGCGCTTTGCCGCGGAGCCGGCCTCGGACGACATGGCCATTCTGGCCATGCGCGTCCCGGAGCCGCAGACGTTCTAG